One Mycobacterium dioxanotrophicus DNA window includes the following coding sequences:
- a CDS encoding Nramp family divalent metal transporter, translating to MTTKSRRAQDQSTMSAVTPPRKWTDYAKGVGPGLLVSMAWMGAGDLVDSSVAGANYGYSLMWALGLALLSRFFFTSAIAKYGLCNSVGDDTIIDGFGAVWRKLPLIIGTLALISGFILQTYMVAMVGNALHHLFGGFGGPTWGPFLWTIFAAAIGWLVLTRPKAYSILEFIARIKVSILVVVFLYAAIKAQPSPGDIVHGLAFSAPPDTGAFATLLVAAAIIGAVGGSAGNLMYPEFIRDKGWKGPEFLRMQRIDLFSGVVAVVVVNLSIWVVGAEVLRPAGIKIATLDDLSQMMSLALGPVGPWLLWLGLMMTAFCSFTSYARGYTKIFFSGVHHAFPSQRNADIPTDRSLSFRAVQLGLMVCLPILFALPIFPDVVAMTVAGSATAGILAPLIIVGTLIVTNDKRRMLPGYTNKWWENVILLVVGGIGLWAAYGLISGLF from the coding sequence ATGACAACGAAGTCGCGCAGAGCCCAAGACCAATCGACCATGTCCGCGGTGACCCCGCCACGCAAATGGACCGATTACGCCAAGGGAGTCGGCCCGGGATTGCTGGTGAGCATGGCGTGGATGGGCGCCGGCGACTTAGTCGATTCATCGGTAGCAGGAGCGAATTACGGCTACTCCCTCATGTGGGCACTTGGGCTGGCACTCTTAAGCCGGTTCTTTTTCACCAGCGCCATCGCGAAGTACGGCTTGTGCAACTCCGTTGGCGACGACACCATCATCGACGGATTCGGCGCCGTATGGCGCAAACTGCCCCTGATTATCGGAACGCTCGCACTGATCAGCGGATTCATTTTGCAGACCTACATGGTCGCCATGGTCGGCAACGCCCTTCATCACCTCTTCGGTGGGTTCGGCGGACCCACCTGGGGACCGTTTTTATGGACCATATTCGCCGCCGCGATCGGATGGCTGGTCCTCACGCGACCAAAGGCATACTCCATTCTGGAATTCATCGCCCGGATCAAGGTCTCCATCCTGGTCGTTGTCTTCCTCTACGCCGCCATTAAGGCTCAGCCGAGTCCCGGCGATATTGTCCATGGTCTGGCCTTCTCAGCGCCGCCCGACACCGGGGCCTTCGCCACACTGCTCGTGGCCGCGGCGATCATCGGTGCCGTGGGCGGGTCAGCCGGCAACCTCATGTATCCCGAGTTCATCCGCGACAAAGGATGGAAGGGTCCGGAGTTCCTGCGAATGCAGCGCATCGACTTGTTCAGCGGCGTGGTCGCCGTCGTGGTAGTAAACCTCTCCATCTGGGTAGTCGGAGCAGAGGTGCTGCGCCCCGCGGGAATTAAGATTGCCACCCTTGATGACTTGAGCCAGATGATGAGTCTCGCCCTTGGTCCCGTAGGACCGTGGCTGCTGTGGCTGGGTCTGATGATGACAGCCTTCTGCTCCTTCACCAGCTACGCCCGCGGTTACACCAAGATCTTCTTCAGCGGCGTCCACCACGCGTTTCCCTCGCAACGGAACGCCGACATCCCCACCGACCGTTCCCTGAGCTTCCGCGCCGTGCAACTCGGACTGATGGTGTGCCTTCCGATCCTGTTCGCGTTACCGATCTTTCCCGATGTCGTCGCTATGACGGTCGCCGGAAGCGCCACCGCCGGCATCCTCGCGCCCCTCATCATCGTCGGCACCCTTATCGTGACCAACGATAAACGCCGGATGCTGCCCGGATACACCAACAAATGGTGGGAAAACGTCATCCTGCTGGTCGTGGGCGGCATCGGCCTGTGGGCGGCCTATGGGTTGATTTCCGGACTGTTCTGA
- a CDS encoding gamma carbonic anhydrase family protein, which produces MKIALGDRCPEVHDTCWIAPNATVIGDARLGKRVSIWYNAVVRADMASITIGDETNVQDGCALHVDPGYALTVGRRVSVGHNAVLHGCTIGDDVLIGMGATVLNGAKIGSGTLIAANTVILGDTTIGPGSLVAGVPGKVRRALTDEERNGIKDNAAMYLHARDLHSTGRRI; this is translated from the coding sequence ATGAAGATTGCTTTGGGCGACCGTTGCCCAGAAGTGCACGACACGTGTTGGATCGCACCCAACGCTACGGTTATCGGCGATGCACGACTCGGTAAACGCGTGAGTATCTGGTACAACGCCGTCGTTCGAGCTGACATGGCTTCAATCACCATCGGTGATGAAACCAATGTACAAGACGGGTGCGCACTGCACGTCGACCCCGGATACGCACTCACTGTTGGTCGTCGGGTATCTGTAGGACACAACGCCGTTCTACACGGCTGCACAATCGGCGACGACGTTCTGATCGGTATGGGCGCCACCGTCCTCAACGGAGCCAAGATCGGATCGGGAACACTGATCGCGGCGAACACAGTGATTCTCGGCGACACCACTATTGGCCCCGGTTCACTGGTTGCCGGCGTCCCGGGCAAGGTTCGCCGCGCACTGACCGACGAAGAACGTAACGGCATCAAAGACAACGCGGCGATGTATCTACACGCACGTGACCTTCATTCGACAGGCCGTCGAATATGA
- a CDS encoding serine/threonine-protein kinase gives MGEDLDGRADQYALAATAYHLLSGRAVFEHSNPTIVISRHLNATPGRLADSHPALAFVDPVLQQGLAKDPAERYPSCTEFAKALRVAVTAAIEAGANPGKGVSSQSPTQHATVPPVLRAAAAQTQAAAAPRQGPAESAVAPAVSGHGEGMSKTLLGVVAGAVIVAAAAVATTVAVAVMSGASDGKNPETPQPATKTSSRPAPTATVTPTTIARPAQTPPPPFPSPAPTPAITVIDVAVSQGSAGVITRSGRTACQIMAADVGCEVEWEVATPLVYGSPATGVRIYANGQWEWAIGNMGNTSSFTTLNYGTKYRALGWTIEPSSAGTKFTNINTGHGIFVSTGGIDPF, from the coding sequence ATGGGTGAGGACCTCGACGGCCGCGCCGATCAGTATGCTTTAGCGGCAACCGCCTATCACCTGCTGTCGGGGCGCGCAGTGTTCGAGCATTCCAATCCGACGATTGTGATCAGCCGCCATCTCAACGCAACACCGGGCCGGCTGGCTGACTCTCATCCCGCCCTCGCATTCGTCGATCCGGTGCTGCAGCAGGGCCTGGCGAAGGACCCAGCCGAGCGGTATCCAAGTTGCACGGAATTCGCCAAGGCATTGCGGGTCGCTGTCACCGCAGCAATCGAGGCAGGCGCAAATCCGGGTAAGGGGGTGTCATCGCAGTCCCCGACACAGCATGCCACCGTGCCTCCAGTGCTGCGCGCGGCCGCCGCGCAAACCCAAGCGGCCGCAGCCCCACGTCAAGGACCAGCCGAGTCGGCGGTCGCGCCAGCGGTGTCGGGCCATGGCGAGGGCATGTCGAAGACGCTGCTGGGCGTCGTGGCTGGCGCGGTCATCGTCGCCGCGGCCGCCGTGGCAACCACTGTCGCCGTCGCAGTGATGAGCGGAGCATCGGACGGAAAGAACCCCGAAACTCCTCAACCCGCCACCAAGACCTCATCACGTCCCGCTCCAACGGCGACCGTCACACCGACAACAATCGCCCGGCCCGCCCAGACGCCGCCACCGCCCTTTCCATCGCCGGCGCCCACACCCGCGATCACCGTCATCGATGTCGCGGTCAGTCAAGGGTCGGCCGGTGTGATCACCCGTTCCGGCAGGACGGCGTGCCAGATCATGGCCGCCGACGTGGGCTGCGAGGTCGAGTGGGAAGTGGCCACACCGCTGGTGTATGGCTCGCCGGCTACTGGTGTTCGCATCTACGCAAACGGCCAGTGGGAGTGGGCGATCGGCAATATGGGCAACACCTCGTCCTTCACGACGCTCAACTACGGCACCAAATACCGGGCGCTCGGCTGGACGATCGAACCATCCTCTGCTGGCACAAAGTTCACCAATATCAACACCGGGCACGGCATCTTCGTCAGCACCGGCGGTATCGACCCCTTCTGA
- a CDS encoding type II toxin-antitoxin system Phd/YefM family antitoxin, with protein sequence METVTSTEAKNQLNRLLADVKAGQSFTITSHGRPVAQLVPIAVPPRRFGQMPNLVVPSDFDEPLPAAELSAWEGGNE encoded by the coding sequence GTGGAGACAGTGACCAGCACGGAAGCCAAGAACCAGCTCAACCGGCTACTTGCCGATGTCAAGGCAGGCCAGTCGTTCACCATTACCAGTCATGGCCGTCCTGTGGCGCAGCTTGTGCCCATTGCTGTACCGCCGAGACGCTTCGGTCAAATGCCAAATCTGGTCGTGCCCAGCGACTTTGACGAACCTCTACCCGCGGCGGAACTGTCAGCATGGGAGGGGGGTAACGAGTGA
- a CDS encoding type II toxin-antitoxin system VapC family toxin, whose protein sequence is MNVLLDTHTLLWLVSDPSKVDQDTLAVLSDSETSLWVTSASAWEISIKTQLGTLAGEGLLSAWTAIISDMSATELPIDSADAILAGRLPWHHRDPFDRVIVAQALRRNLTIATRDTKIIDATLAGTLKA, encoded by the coding sequence GTGAACGTGCTGCTGGACACCCACACACTTCTTTGGCTCGTCAGCGACCCCTCGAAAGTTGATCAGGACACGCTCGCGGTCCTGTCCGACTCTGAGACGTCCCTATGGGTAACTTCGGCATCGGCCTGGGAGATCTCGATCAAGACTCAGCTCGGGACGCTTGCCGGCGAAGGGTTGTTGTCGGCGTGGACTGCCATCATTTCTGACATGAGCGCCACAGAACTCCCGATCGACTCGGCTGACGCAATCTTGGCCGGCCGTCTGCCCTGGCACCATCGCGACCCGTTCGATCGCGTCATCGTCGCTCAGGCGCTACGCCGCAATCTCACCATCGCCACCCGGGACACCAAGATCATCGACGCGACGTTGGCGGGAACCCTCAAAGCGTAG
- a CDS encoding DUF6262 family protein, whose protein sequence is MRPDNSHHLIAAAQRRRADTLQRARQALQDLGDTGQQRTVTQIAAHAGVSRSWLYAQPELRDQLRQLTATPQQGEPAAPQVARSSEASLRRRLSLAHERIRELDNDNRHLRGQIAVLHGQLRANRIAANPVADTVHDANTQVKPLESPLDPR, encoded by the coding sequence ATGCGCCCTGACAATAGCCACCACCTCATCGCCGCGGCCCAACGCCGCCGCGCCGACACCCTTCAACGCGCCCGCCAAGCCCTCCAAGACCTCGGTGACACCGGCCAACAGCGCACGGTCACCCAGATCGCCGCCCACGCCGGCGTCTCCCGCTCCTGGCTGTATGCCCAACCCGAACTCCGCGACCAACTCCGCCAACTGACCGCCACACCCCAACAAGGCGAACCCGCAGCCCCCCAAGTCGCACGAAGCTCCGAAGCCTCACTGCGCCGACGCCTCAGCCTCGCCCACGAACGCATCCGCGAACTCGACAACGACAACCGTCACCTACGCGGCCAGATCGCAGTCCTACACGGACAACTACGCGCCAACCGCATCGCCGCGAACCCCGTCGCGGACACCGTCCACGACGCAAACACCCAGGTCAAGCCGCTGGAAAGCCCACTCGACCCAAGATAA
- a CDS encoding tyrosine-type recombinase/integrase: MAECGFGQHRYQLCYKHSQLWDKCGRPPLDQWRPVLAEAPTPVCALPGCVLWAELDGGWCRSHHVRWRQRSRPPTAEFIAYCASYGEDRFDLRALRPALRLEIGYGLQCRVDANRTRTTPRSIKPLLDHLAASGAESLLERPLTEWLAGLPAAAAVNTPRAFLGYAIECLLDLRDGTGWDSEYQRDVWLLRRLGIAGHGGARLDFTAVQPRWLRDLAKRWCRWRMSCGIGLGQLRKDRIAIVRFSQFTPGLAASSGPGTLDRAALEAYLARLAVEIVHPKTRSSDIGAVTGFLHAVRQHRWASLPADVQLYPSDQPRRDQTPAPRAIPEFVMGQLERPANLDRINDPRIRLLVEILIRTGLRIGDATRLALDCLIRDPQGAVYLRYRNHKMRRDAVVPIDDELATLIRAQQTRTRTRFPSTAVLLPRGSANPDGHLPIPTATFHLQLGQWLQNCGVTDELGQPVHVTAHQFRHTAATRWINHDVPQEVVRRLLDHTSHTMTAVYARLADSTVRAQWERAQKINIRGEPIDTTIDGPLADGEWMKQNLARAIMTLPNGYCGLPLQKSCPHANACLTCPLFVTTAEFLPQHRRQLENTRALIAQAESDGHTRLAEMNRTVETNLLTIINTLNTEHPDCRCRASGSQTCCEKDSSDAP, translated from the coding sequence GTGGCTGAGTGTGGATTCGGTCAGCATCGATATCAGTTGTGCTACAAGCATTCCCAACTGTGGGACAAGTGCGGGCGGCCACCACTGGATCAGTGGCGCCCGGTGCTCGCCGAGGCACCGACGCCGGTGTGTGCGCTGCCGGGGTGTGTGTTGTGGGCGGAACTGGACGGGGGCTGGTGCCGGTCGCACCACGTTCGGTGGCGCCAACGAAGCCGGCCGCCCACCGCCGAGTTCATCGCGTACTGCGCCAGCTACGGCGAGGACCGTTTCGACTTGCGGGCGCTACGGCCGGCGCTGCGGCTGGAGATCGGCTACGGACTGCAATGCCGCGTCGATGCCAACCGGACCCGCACCACGCCGCGTTCCATCAAGCCACTGCTGGATCATCTGGCCGCCAGCGGTGCCGAGTCGCTGTTGGAGCGTCCGCTGACCGAATGGCTGGCCGGGCTACCCGCTGCTGCGGCGGTGAACACGCCGCGGGCGTTCCTCGGCTACGCCATCGAATGCCTGCTCGACCTGCGTGACGGGACAGGCTGGGACAGCGAATACCAACGTGACGTGTGGCTATTGCGCCGCCTCGGAATCGCCGGCCACGGCGGCGCCCGGCTGGATTTCACTGCGGTGCAACCACGATGGCTGCGGGATCTGGCCAAGCGGTGGTGCCGCTGGCGGATGTCGTGCGGGATCGGGCTTGGCCAGCTGCGCAAGGACCGCATTGCCATCGTGCGCTTCTCGCAGTTCACTCCAGGGTTGGCGGCCTCGAGCGGCCCGGGCACGCTGGACCGGGCGGCGCTAGAGGCCTACCTGGCCCGGTTGGCCGTCGAGATTGTGCACCCCAAGACCCGCAGCAGCGACATCGGGGCAGTGACCGGCTTCCTGCACGCCGTGCGCCAGCACCGGTGGGCATCGCTGCCCGCGGACGTGCAGCTGTATCCCAGCGACCAGCCCCGCCGCGACCAGACACCCGCACCGCGGGCGATTCCCGAGTTCGTCATGGGCCAGCTGGAACGCCCGGCCAACCTTGATCGGATAAACGACCCGCGGATCCGGCTGCTCGTGGAGATCCTCATCCGCACCGGACTGCGCATCGGAGATGCCACCCGGTTGGCGTTGGACTGTCTGATCCGCGACCCGCAGGGCGCGGTCTATCTGCGCTACCGCAACCACAAGATGCGCCGCGACGCGGTCGTGCCCATCGACGACGAACTGGCCACCCTGATCCGGGCGCAGCAGACGCGCACCCGGACACGGTTCCCCTCCACCGCGGTGCTGTTGCCGCGTGGCAGCGCCAACCCCGACGGGCACCTTCCCATCCCGACCGCGACATTCCACCTCCAGCTCGGCCAGTGGCTGCAAAACTGTGGTGTCACAGACGAACTCGGCCAGCCAGTCCATGTCACCGCGCACCAATTCCGGCACACCGCCGCGACCCGGTGGATCAACCATGACGTGCCACAAGAAGTGGTCAGACGGCTGCTGGACCACACCAGCCACACCATGACCGCGGTGTATGCCCGCCTGGCCGACAGCACCGTCCGGGCCCAGTGGGAACGTGCCCAGAAGATCAACATCCGCGGTGAGCCCATCGACACCACGATCGACGGCCCCCTCGCCGATGGTGAGTGGATGAAGCAGAACTTGGCCCGCGCGATCATGACGCTGCCCAACGGTTACTGCGGTCTGCCGTTGCAGAAATCGTGCCCGCACGCCAACGCGTGTTTGACCTGCCCACTGTTCGTCACGACCGCCGAATTCCTGCCGCAGCACCGCCGCCAACTCGAGAACACCCGCGCATTGATCGCCCAGGCTGAATCCGACGGCCACACCCGCCTGGCCGAGATGAACCGCACCGTCGAAACCAACCTGCTCACCATCATCAACACCCTCAACACCGAGCACCCCGACTGCCGATGCCGTGCATCGGGAAGCCAAACGTGCTGCGAGAAGGACTCATCCGATGCGCCCTGA